In Flavobacterium gelatinilyticum, a genomic segment contains:
- a CDS encoding oxidoreductase — MNHKFYILFTASFLFLASCNKKQETKTEEESLIENTAADSIAEGSEEQTPRKESINLFTLTPKDSSNVAFVSLSDIYGPADEKDTLTLPPIETMDIISAAYFTFEKPYRKRFFTRTNISENDSVFIYDYAKNKSVSLAVKNLKTAAMINGYSSTEDWPYQHFDYMIGFEINKKYLDGFSEYYQDALVYVGPENPFAKERLTPILWKKITSKEFPAKELSGEHKKLLKNTLTGTTHSFKTNSYNYFLQDYLDSHKIIYARRLLVTNSKTNEIVIEKLYSQSEGTSPSPLNFEEGDHVVNQWTGKLFKNKPPVVFGFEYVSFGCPGISIIDKSNEEIYLQCDNRH; from the coding sequence ATGAATCATAAATTTTACATCCTTTTTACCGCTTCGTTTCTCTTTTTGGCATCTTGCAATAAAAAACAGGAAACAAAAACAGAAGAAGAATCTTTAATCGAAAATACAGCTGCCGATTCGATTGCAGAAGGCAGCGAAGAACAAACACCAAGAAAAGAAAGCATCAATTTGTTTACCCTTACCCCAAAAGACAGCAGCAATGTCGCTTTTGTTTCCCTTTCTGATATTTATGGCCCCGCCGATGAAAAAGACACACTAACTTTACCGCCAATTGAAACTATGGATATCATATCGGCTGCGTATTTTACTTTTGAAAAACCCTACCGAAAAAGATTCTTTACCAGAACCAATATCTCCGAAAACGATTCGGTTTTTATTTATGATTATGCCAAAAACAAATCGGTTTCCCTGGCAGTAAAAAATCTCAAAACAGCCGCGATGATCAACGGATATTCTTCGACAGAAGACTGGCCGTACCAGCATTTTGATTACATGATTGGTTTCGAAATCAACAAAAAATACCTAGACGGATTCAGCGAATATTACCAGGATGCTTTGGTTTATGTAGGTCCGGAAAATCCATTTGCAAAAGAGCGCCTGACTCCTATTTTATGGAAAAAAATAACCTCAAAAGAGTTTCCGGCTAAAGAATTAAGCGGCGAACACAAAAAACTGCTAAAAAACACATTAACAGGCACTACGCATTCTTTTAAAACAAATAGTTATAATTATTTTTTACAAGATTATTTAGATAGTCATAAAATAATTTATGCCAGACGTCTTTTGGTAACCAATTCAAAAACCAACGAAATTGTCATCGAAAAACTATATTCTCAAAGCGAAGGCACCTCTCCTTCTCCATTAAATTTTGAAGAAGGCGACCATGTAGTAAACCAATGGACAGGAAAACTTTTTAAAAACAAACCGCCGGTTGTTTTTGGTTTCGAATACGTTTCTTTTGGCTGCCCGGGAATTTCTATCATCGACAAATCAAACGAAGAAATTTACCTTCAATGCGACAATCGTCATTAA
- a CDS encoding DUF6138 family protein, whose amino-acid sequence MLTNRNYVLFDDIILNPSLEEYFTICCESVLQQNILVSRTREGAGYPSYQCFKIKGKEIFINDILKYYLFRLENEGFCYTKIKIFADAFYKLCGWGFHMHHPFQLWIKKFIQNPYFFQQQNSFWLLKPGEPKQPITEDYFLFACYIAISHIKHESSQGKHIANQIFSMITRLGSDLPNELQKHGSGSLPEEIMYYQDSLVSCKANDVLAEITIIFKEEKEEAFCKALLFLCQLLKYGFPSSYTFTFKSRKLKFLPISNLPKKDANHFFAKAVQWPSLHEQIEKYARLAMKESAFYNDRENEGSAMPGTFAVFALGLEDEKHHKLVCDYLKICDAENQTVQAYFLWTYIQKYRLTHKAIELYDLCTNNMSLLPRKLLTLRREIKERKTFYKSVFKYKPDDL is encoded by the coding sequence ATGCTGACCAATAGAAATTATGTACTTTTTGATGACATTATACTAAATCCGTCCCTAGAAGAATATTTTACTATCTGTTGTGAATCTGTTCTACAACAAAACATCCTGGTTTCCAGAACAAGAGAAGGAGCCGGCTACCCCTCGTATCAGTGCTTTAAAATAAAAGGAAAGGAAATTTTCATCAACGACATTCTTAAATACTATTTATTCAGGCTCGAAAATGAGGGTTTCTGTTATACAAAGATTAAGATTTTTGCAGATGCATTTTATAAATTATGCGGATGGGGATTCCATATGCATCATCCTTTTCAACTATGGATAAAAAAGTTCATTCAGAATCCGTACTTTTTTCAACAGCAAAATTCTTTCTGGCTGTTAAAACCCGGAGAACCTAAACAGCCCATAACTGAAGATTATTTTCTATTTGCCTGCTACATTGCCATTTCGCATATCAAGCACGAAAGCAGCCAGGGAAAACATATTGCAAATCAGATATTCTCGATGATAACCCGTTTGGGATCTGATCTTCCTAATGAACTCCAAAAACACGGAAGCGGCAGCCTGCCTGAAGAAATAATGTATTACCAGGACAGCCTCGTTTCTTGCAAGGCAAATGATGTGCTGGCCGAGATAACAATTATTTTTAAAGAAGAAAAAGAAGAAGCATTTTGTAAAGCACTGTTGTTTTTGTGTCAATTATTAAAATACGGATTTCCATCTTCTTATACTTTTACTTTCAAGAGTCGTAAACTGAAATTCCTTCCTATTTCAAACCTGCCTAAAAAAGATGCAAATCATTTTTTTGCAAAAGCTGTTCAATGGCCCTCTTTACACGAACAAATCGAAAAATATGCCCGGCTTGCCATGAAAGAATCGGCATTTTATAATGATCGGGAGAATGAAGGTTCTGCCATGCCGGGCACCTTTGCTGTATTTGCCCTGGGTTTGGAAGACGAAAAACACCACAAACTTGTCTGCGATTATTTAAAAATCTGTGATGCCGAAAATCAAACCGTGCAGGCTTATTTTTTGTGGACGTATATTCAAAAATATCGTTTAACACATAAGGCAATAGAACTCTACGATTTATGCACCAATAACATGTCTCTTCTTCCAAGAAAACTTCTAACTCTCCGCCGTGAGATTAAGGAAAGGAAGACTTTTTATAAAAGTGTTTTTAAATACAAACCCGACGATCTGTAA
- a CDS encoding enoyl-CoA hydratase/isomerase family protein — MKLENSQGSLETSFQNTIATIQFGHPASNSFPRQLLDRLTTEINELSRNENVSVIILKSEGDKTFCSGASFDELLQVQNEEQGTEFFSGFAHLLNAMRNCNKLIIGRVQGKAVGGGVGIISACDYVFATHQSDVKLSELAIGIGPFVIEPAVSRKIGKTAMSEMTLAGHEWKPAEWAFQKGLFSVLCDASSLDENVESFAQKLSSYNPEALFEMKKIIWEGTETWESLLFERAAITGKLVLSDFTKSALLQFKK; from the coding sequence ATGAAATTAGAAAATTCACAAGGAAGTTTAGAAACTTCTTTTCAAAATACAATTGCAACAATTCAGTTTGGGCATCCTGCAAGTAATTCATTTCCACGTCAGTTATTAGATCGTCTTACGACAGAAATTAACGAACTGAGCCGAAACGAAAATGTCTCGGTTATTATTTTAAAAAGCGAAGGAGATAAGACTTTTTGCTCCGGTGCATCTTTTGATGAACTGCTGCAAGTGCAGAATGAAGAGCAGGGAACCGAATTTTTCTCCGGTTTTGCCCATTTGCTTAATGCCATGCGAAATTGCAATAAACTTATCATTGGCAGAGTGCAGGGTAAAGCTGTTGGCGGCGGTGTGGGAATTATTTCGGCCTGCGATTATGTTTTTGCCACGCATCAAAGCGATGTGAAATTGTCTGAACTTGCAATCGGGATAGGGCCGTTTGTGATTGAACCCGCTGTTTCCCGCAAAATAGGAAAAACGGCAATGTCTGAAATGACACTGGCCGGACACGAATGGAAACCGGCAGAATGGGCATTTCAAAAAGGACTTTTTTCGGTTTTATGCGACGCTTCTTCTTTGGATGAAAATGTAGAAAGCTTTGCGCAAAAGTTAAGTTCGTATAATCCAGAAGCTTTATTCGAAATGAAAAAGATTATCTGGGAAGGAACGGAAACCTGGGAATCGCTGCTTTTTGAGCGTGCGGCAATTACAGGAAAACTGGTTTTGTCTGATTTTACAAAATCGGCATTGCTTCAGTTCAAAAAATAA
- a CDS encoding 6-pyruvoyl trahydropterin synthase family protein, producing the protein MSNIRITKQFSFETGHALYGYDGKCKNVHGHSYKLSVTVIGSPITDRSNVKFGMVIDFSDLKKIVKEEIVDQFDHATVFNQTTPHVELANELKNRGHHVILVDYQPTSENMVVDFAERIVARLPKGISLFSLKLQETESSFAEWYASDNL; encoded by the coding sequence ATGAGTAATATCAGAATTACAAAACAATTTAGTTTCGAAACCGGACATGCCTTGTATGGTTACGACGGAAAATGCAAGAATGTTCACGGACACAGTTATAAATTATCGGTAACGGTTATTGGTTCGCCAATTACAGACCGATCGAATGTGAAATTCGGAATGGTGATTGATTTTTCGGATCTAAAGAAGATTGTAAAAGAAGAAATCGTCGATCAGTTTGATCATGCTACTGTTTTCAATCAGACAACACCGCATGTTGAACTGGCAAATGAACTGAAAAACCGCGGACACCACGTTATTTTAGTAGATTATCAGCCAACAAGTGAAAATATGGTGGTAGATTTTGCCGAAAGGATAGTGGCAAGACTCCCAAAAGGGATTTCGCTGTTCTCTCTTAAACTTCAGGAAACCGAATCGTCGTTTGCAGAATGGTACGCTTCTGATAACCTATAA
- a CDS encoding UDP-2,3-diacylglucosamine diphosphatase has product MKKIYFASDQHFGAPTPELSLPREKKFVAWLDEVKQDAEAIFLLGDLFDFWFEYKTVVPKGFVRILGKLAEIRDSGIPVYFFVGNHDLWMNDYFETELDIPVYHDNKEFTFNGKTFLIGHGDGKGPGDKGYKRMKKVFTNPFSKWFFRWLHPDVGVSLAQYLSVKNKLISGDEDIKFLGEEKEWLILYAKRKLESKHYNYFVFGHRHLPMIRSVGENSEYVNLGDWIGYFTYGVFDGEKFELKKFEQ; this is encoded by the coding sequence ATGAAAAAAATATATTTTGCTTCAGATCAGCATTTTGGTGCGCCGACACCGGAATTGAGTCTGCCTCGTGAAAAGAAATTCGTGGCCTGGTTAGATGAGGTAAAACAAGATGCCGAAGCTATTTTTTTGCTGGGAGATTTATTCGATTTTTGGTTTGAATACAAAACAGTTGTGCCAAAAGGTTTTGTGCGTATTCTTGGAAAACTGGCCGAAATTCGCGACAGCGGTATTCCGGTTTATTTTTTCGTGGGAAACCATGATTTATGGATGAATGATTATTTTGAAACCGAATTGGATATTCCGGTTTATCACGATAATAAAGAATTTACTTTTAACGGGAAGACTTTTTTAATTGGCCACGGCGATGGAAAAGGTCCCGGAGATAAAGGCTATAAAAGGATGAAAAAGGTTTTTACAAATCCATTTTCAAAATGGTTTTTCCGCTGGCTTCATCCGGATGTAGGGGTAAGTCTGGCTCAATATTTATCGGTTAAAAATAAACTGATTTCCGGAGATGAAGATATTAAGTTTTTAGGTGAAGAAAAAGAATGGCTTATTTTGTATGCCAAACGTAAACTCGAAAGCAAACATTATAATTATTTTGTTTTTGGGCATCGCCATCTGCCAATGATACGATCTGTTGGCGAAAATTCAGAATATGTTAATCTTGGCGACTGGATAGGGTACTTTACATATGGCGTTTTTGATGGTGAAAAATTTGAACTTAAAAAATTCGAACAATAA
- a CDS encoding cytochrome c3 family protein, giving the protein MKKICVFLTIAVTVFIFTGCNSKSDDYIDPRGTDYAGSESCIQCHQPQHELAVHTSHYKATSPGTKENILGHFVNGKNTFVYSKNLKLVMENRNDSLYQVVYKDGKEVEAYPFEILFGIKHAQTSAYWKNHYTYELPVSYYKSINTWGTSPGYSATTLNFERKIDKECYACHSSNIASRYITTSSDSITFLTMEVEDFMNKNTLVYGIDCERCHAPAKKHVQTHLKFPDLKQAQNIASFKNMSRQQRIDACALCHSGNDQMKIKSRFQYKPGESLNSYFRQNTRLKDSLNFDVHGNQLGLLSQSKCFIKSEKMDCMSCHNPHQDSYKSMAVYSKICMSCHKEPKHSPETIKSTSKAIMANNCVECHMPKQDSKAIKFQQSNTAPVTSYSLRTHKIGIYPKEKR; this is encoded by the coding sequence ATGAAAAAAATCTGCGTTTTTCTTACAATTGCTGTAACAGTTTTTATTTTTACTGGCTGCAACAGCAAATCTGATGACTATATAGATCCGCGCGGTACAGACTACGCCGGTTCTGAAAGCTGTATTCAGTGCCATCAGCCGCAACACGAATTGGCTGTTCATACTTCACATTACAAAGCGACTTCTCCCGGAACAAAAGAAAATATTCTGGGACATTTTGTTAACGGAAAAAACACTTTTGTTTATTCTAAAAACCTCAAATTGGTAATGGAAAATCGAAATGATTCTCTTTATCAAGTTGTGTACAAAGACGGAAAAGAAGTTGAAGCGTATCCTTTTGAAATTCTTTTCGGCATAAAACATGCACAAACGAGTGCGTACTGGAAAAACCACTATACTTACGAACTGCCTGTATCGTATTACAAATCAATAAATACCTGGGGTACAAGTCCGGGTTACTCGGCCACTACGCTTAATTTCGAACGAAAAATAGACAAGGAATGTTATGCCTGTCATAGTTCGAATATTGCCAGCCGTTATATTACGACCAGTTCTGACAGCATTACTTTCCTGACCATGGAAGTAGAAGATTTTATGAATAAAAACACGCTGGTTTACGGGATTGATTGTGAGCGCTGTCATGCTCCGGCAAAAAAGCATGTTCAGACACATTTAAAATTTCCGGATTTAAAGCAGGCTCAGAATATTGCTTCATTTAAAAACATGAGCCGACAGCAAAGAATCGATGCTTGTGCTTTGTGTCATTCCGGAAACGATCAAATGAAGATAAAGTCGAGATTTCAATACAAACCAGGAGAAAGTTTAAATTCCTACTTTAGACAAAATACCAGATTAAAAGACAGCCTTAATTTTGATGTACACGGTAATCAGCTCGGATTACTTTCGCAGAGCAAGTGTTTTATAAAAAGTGAAAAAATGGATTGTATGTCCTGCCATAATCCGCATCAGGATTCTTATAAAAGCATGGCTGTTTATTCTAAAATCTGTATGAGCTGCCATAAGGAACCAAAACACAGTCCGGAAACTATTAAAAGCACATCCAAGGCAATTATGGCAAATAATTGTGTAGAATGTCATATGCCGAAACAAGATTCAAAAGCAATCAAATTTCAGCAGTCCAATACGGCTCCGGTAACGAGTTATTCACTGCGAACACACAAAATTGGAATATATCCTAAAGAAAAAAGGTAA
- a CDS encoding MFS transporter: MEKIKPNKPDPYQALRYKEFNVFLLLRFAMVFAWSMQFIVIEWEVYSLTKNPLSLGIIGLMEIIPAVSMALFAGHIVDQREKKGLLVKCILGFSVISFGLFLLTWPKVIGGWSTHVILYSIYALVFFGGIVRSFMGPTIFSLLSLIIPKKVYPNAATWSSSVWQIGAVMGPALAGFSINWIGVHWSMCLVFGFSVLSLTALSQISKKPIINPKVGESIKDSLTEGLTFVFKNKIVLGALSLDMIAVLFGGAVALLPVFAQDILKVGSEGFGILRAAPAVGAFITMLVSAYVPLYENAGKKLLIAIFVFGLSIILFGFSTYFWLSVFALFLSGLADGISVVIRQTILQLKTPDHMRGRVGAVNSIFVGSSNELGAFESGATAKLMGAVTSVIFGGSVTLLTVVVTALKSPTFRNLDLKRDMDEHHKLE; encoded by the coding sequence ATGGAGAAAATTAAACCGAATAAGCCCGATCCTTATCAGGCGCTTCGCTATAAAGAATTCAACGTATTTTTATTATTACGTTTTGCCATGGTTTTTGCCTGGTCGATGCAGTTTATTGTAATTGAATGGGAAGTTTACAGCTTAACCAAAAACCCGCTTTCGTTAGGCATTATTGGTTTAATGGAAATTATTCCAGCCGTTTCTATGGCATTGTTTGCCGGTCATATTGTAGACCAAAGAGAGAAAAAGGGATTATTGGTCAAATGTATCTTAGGATTTTCAGTAATTAGTTTTGGACTTTTCTTACTGACCTGGCCAAAAGTAATTGGCGGCTGGTCTACGCATGTTATTTTATATTCGATTTATGCTTTAGTGTTTTTTGGGGGAATCGTTCGTTCTTTTATGGGACCGACAATCTTCTCACTTTTGTCTTTAATTATACCTAAAAAAGTATATCCAAATGCGGCAACCTGGAGCAGTTCTGTATGGCAGATTGGAGCTGTAATGGGACCTGCGCTGGCTGGTTTTTCAATCAACTGGATTGGTGTTCACTGGTCTATGTGTCTGGTTTTTGGATTCTCTGTCCTTTCATTAACAGCTTTATCACAAATCAGTAAAAAACCAATCATAAACCCAAAAGTAGGAGAATCGATCAAAGACAGTCTTACCGAAGGTTTAACATTTGTATTTAAAAATAAAATTGTTCTGGGTGCATTATCGCTTGACATGATTGCCGTACTTTTTGGAGGCGCCGTAGCATTATTACCAGTCTTTGCACAAGACATTTTAAAAGTAGGTTCTGAAGGTTTCGGAATTCTAAGAGCCGCTCCTGCTGTGGGTGCTTTTATCACAATGCTTGTTTCGGCTTATGTGCCTCTGTATGAAAATGCCGGAAAGAAACTTTTGATCGCTATTTTTGTTTTTGGTTTATCTATCATTTTGTTTGGATTCTCAACCTATTTCTGGCTTTCGGTTTTCGCGTTATTTTTAAGCGGATTGGCAGATGGAATTTCAGTTGTAATCCGTCAGACTATTTTACAGTTAAAAACTCCGGATCATATGCGCGGACGTGTTGGTGCTGTAAATTCTATTTTTGTTGGATCTTCAAACGAATTAGGTGCTTTTGAAAGCGGTGCAACGGCTAAATTAATGGGAGCTGTAACATCTGTTATTTTTGGAGGAAGCGTTACACTTTTGACAGTCGTTGTAACGGCATTAAAATCACCAACTTTTAGAAATCTGGATTTGAAAAGAGACATGGATGAACATCATAAATTAGAGTAA
- the recJ gene encoding single-stranded-DNA-specific exonuclease RecJ: protein MRWTLKPKPSEDKIKHLAKALNVEDFVASLLIQRGIETFEEAKNFFRPSLEHLHDPYLMKDMDKAVARIEKAIENQENILVFGDYDVDGTTAVSLVSSYLKSYYPHIATYIPDRYDEGYGISYKGIDYADDNGISLIIALDCGIKSIDHIAYAKAKNIDFIVCDHHRPGEVLPDAAAVLDPKREDCSYPYDELCGCGVGFKLIQALGKNRNETIEDLVPYLDLVATAIAADIVPITGENRVLAYFGLKVINSEPRPGIKALVHQVKKKVLDISDVVFIISPRINAAGRIKHGNHAVELLTEFNFEQAQQFASDIEKYNADRKDLDKKITKEAFQQILDNNEEERFSTVVFQEDWHKGVIGIVASRLIETYYRPTLVFTKSGDKYAASARSVKGFDVYNALDACAEHLEQFGGHMYAAGMTLKAENYRNFKDAFEKCVQETILPEMRTPEIEIDAEINFSDITPKFIRILKQFEPFGPQNMTPVFMTSDAKDTGYAKTLGSEDEHLRLFVKQHDSDGIAAIGFGLGKKIDIAKNQNPFQLAYGIAENEWNGTVSTQLMLKDIRTNGEN from the coding sequence ATGCGCTGGACATTAAAACCTAAACCTTCTGAAGATAAAATCAAGCATTTGGCCAAAGCTTTAAATGTAGAAGATTTTGTAGCCTCACTTTTGATTCAGCGCGGTATTGAAACATTCGAAGAAGCAAAAAACTTCTTTAGACCGTCTTTAGAACATTTACACGACCCGTATCTGATGAAAGATATGGACAAAGCTGTCGCACGAATAGAAAAAGCCATCGAAAATCAGGAAAACATACTGGTTTTTGGCGATTATGATGTTGACGGAACGACTGCCGTTTCATTGGTTTCCTCTTACTTAAAATCGTATTATCCTCATATTGCCACTTATATTCCGGATCGATATGACGAAGGTTACGGAATTTCATATAAAGGAATTGATTATGCCGATGATAACGGAATTTCGTTAATTATTGCCCTTGACTGCGGTATAAAATCGATCGATCATATCGCTTACGCAAAAGCAAAAAACATTGACTTCATTGTTTGCGATCACCACAGACCCGGAGAAGTTCTTCCGGATGCTGCTGCCGTTTTAGATCCAAAAAGAGAAGACTGCTCCTACCCTTATGACGAATTGTGCGGCTGCGGGGTTGGTTTTAAACTGATTCAGGCTTTGGGTAAAAATCGAAATGAAACGATTGAAGATTTGGTTCCATATCTGGATTTGGTTGCTACTGCAATTGCTGCCGATATTGTGCCGATTACAGGAGAAAATCGAGTCTTGGCTTATTTTGGATTAAAGGTAATTAATAGCGAACCAAGACCGGGAATTAAAGCACTGGTACATCAGGTAAAAAAGAAAGTTCTTGATATTAGCGATGTTGTTTTTATCATTTCGCCGCGAATTAATGCAGCCGGAAGAATCAAACACGGAAATCATGCGGTTGAATTATTGACAGAATTTAACTTTGAACAAGCACAGCAGTTTGCTTCGGATATTGAAAAGTACAATGCAGACAGAAAAGATCTGGACAAAAAAATAACAAAAGAAGCTTTTCAGCAGATTTTGGACAATAACGAAGAAGAACGATTTTCGACCGTAGTTTTTCAGGAAGACTGGCACAAAGGCGTGATCGGAATTGTGGCTTCACGATTAATTGAAACCTATTATCGTCCTACTTTGGTTTTTACTAAAAGTGGTGACAAATACGCAGCCTCTGCCCGATCTGTAAAAGGATTTGATGTTTACAATGCGCTTGATGCCTGCGCAGAACATTTAGAACAATTTGGCGGACATATGTATGCAGCCGGAATGACGTTAAAAGCCGAAAATTATCGTAATTTTAAAGATGCATTTGAAAAATGTGTACAAGAAACTATTTTACCGGAAATGCGAACTCCTGAAATTGAGATCGATGCCGAAATAAATTTTTCGGATATAACCCCAAAATTCATTCGGATTCTGAAACAATTTGAACCTTTTGGTCCGCAGAATATGACTCCGGTTTTTATGACTTCGGATGCAAAAGATACGGGTTACGCCAAAACTTTAGGTTCTGAAGATGAACATTTAAGACTTTTTGTAAAACAGCATGATTCAGACGGAATTGCCGCTATTGGCTTTGGTTTAGGAAAGAAAATAGATATAGCAAAAAATCAAAATCCGTTTCAGCTCGCTTACGGTATTGCTGAAAATGAATGGAACGGAACGGTATCAACACAGCTTATGCTGAAAGACATCAGAACAAATGGAGAAAATTAA
- a CDS encoding HopJ type III effector protein produces MSIQAFLEKVKQTPTQITFPETIAVIEENYNFTPTAFQNGTQHNAAGENSGSCKLFSFAKLQNLSKEETLACFGAFYFEEVLGDPNGTNHQNIRNFINLGWDGITFEGNALELK; encoded by the coding sequence ATGAGCATCCAAGCCTTTTTAGAAAAAGTAAAACAAACACCAACACAAATCACATTTCCTGAAACTATTGCCGTAATTGAAGAAAACTACAACTTTACTCCAACGGCTTTTCAAAACGGAACTCAACATAACGCAGCAGGCGAAAATTCAGGTTCTTGCAAATTATTTTCTTTTGCAAAACTTCAAAACTTAAGCAAAGAAGAAACATTAGCTTGTTTTGGTGCTTTTTATTTTGAAGAAGTTTTAGGCGATCCAAACGGAACAAATCACCAAAACATTAGAAATTTCATCAACTTAGGCTGGGACGGAATTACCTTTGAAGGAAATGCACTTGAATTAAAATAA
- the rsmI gene encoding 16S rRNA (cytidine(1402)-2'-O)-methyltransferase, which translates to MSKLYIVPTPIGNLEDMTFRAIRVLKEVDLILAEDTRTSGKLLKHFEIGTHMHSHHMHNEHKTTENLIARLKAGETIALISDAGTPAISDPGFLLTRACVENNIEVECLPGATAFVPALVNSGLPNDKFVFEGFLPDKKGRQTRFLALAEETRTIILYVSPHKLVKTLSEFIQYFGEDRQVCVSRELSKLHEENVRGTAKEVLAHFEKTAPRGEIVVVVAGKTITKEPKKSKFSKDEEEE; encoded by the coding sequence ATGTCAAAATTATATATCGTCCCAACGCCAATTGGCAATCTTGAAGACATGACTTTTAGAGCCATAAGGGTTTTGAAAGAAGTCGATTTGATTTTGGCCGAGGACACCCGAACCAGCGGAAAACTGTTGAAGCATTTTGAAATTGGCACACACATGCACAGCCATCATATGCACAACGAACATAAAACGACTGAAAACTTAATTGCTCGTTTGAAAGCCGGCGAAACCATCGCTTTGATTTCGGATGCAGGAACTCCCGCCATTTCAGATCCCGGTTTTTTATTAACACGTGCCTGCGTTGAAAATAATATAGAAGTAGAATGTCTTCCGGGGGCAACAGCTTTTGTCCCGGCATTGGTAAACAGTGGACTCCCAAATGACAAATTTGTTTTTGAAGGCTTCCTGCCTGATAAAAAAGGACGTCAGACTCGTTTTTTGGCTTTAGCCGAAGAAACAAGAACAATAATTTTATATGTTTCGCCTCATAAACTGGTAAAAACTTTAAGCGAATTTATTCAGTATTTTGGCGAAGACAGACAAGTCTGCGTTTCTCGTGAATTATCAAAACTACACGAAGAAAACGTCCGTGGAACTGCCAAAGAAGTTTTAGCCCATTTCGAAAAAACAGCACCCCGAGGAGAAATCGTTGTGGTTGTTGCCGGAAAAACCATAACAAAAGAGCCTAAGAAAAGTAAATTTTCAAAAGACGAAGAAGAAGAATAA
- a CDS encoding thymidine kinase yields the protein MFLENTVNHKEQFGWIEVICGSMFSGKTEELIRRLKRAQFAKQRVEIFKPAIDTRYHEEMVVSHDANEIRSTPVPAAANISILAQGCDVVGIDEAQFFDDEIVTVCNDLANRGVRVIVAGLDMDFKGNPFGPMPALMATAEYVTKVHAVCTRTGNLANYSFRKTASDKLVMLGETEEYEPLSRAAYFNAMKKNQEK from the coding sequence ATGTTTCTCGAAAATACAGTAAATCACAAAGAACAATTTGGTTGGATTGAAGTTATTTGTGGGTCAATGTTTTCGGGTAAAACCGAGGAATTAATCCGCAGATTAAAGCGTGCGCAGTTTGCCAAACAAAGAGTCGAAATATTTAAACCCGCTATAGATACCCGTTATCATGAAGAGATGGTAGTGTCGCACGATGCTAATGAAATTCGTTCTACACCGGTTCCTGCAGCGGCAAATATTTCTATTCTGGCACAAGGCTGTGATGTTGTAGGGATCGATGAAGCGCAGTTTTTTGATGATGAAATTGTAACTGTATGCAATGATCTTGCAAATCGCGGTGTGAGGGTAATTGTAGCCGGACTGGATATGGATTTTAAAGGGAATCCTTTTGGTCCAATGCCAGCGCTGATGGCAACTGCTGAATATGTTACTAAAGTTCATGCTGTTTGCACCAGAACTGGAAATTTAGCCAATTATAGTTTTAGAAAAACTGCCAGCGATAAATTAGTAATGCTTGGAGAAACAGAAGAATATGAGCCGCTTAGCCGCGCAGCGTATTTTAATGCCATGAAAAAAAATCAGGAAAAATAA